The Arachis hypogaea cultivar Tifrunner chromosome 14, arahy.Tifrunner.gnm2.J5K5, whole genome shotgun sequence genome has a segment encoding these proteins:
- the LOC140178313 gene encoding protein ADP-ribosyltransferase PARP3-like produces the protein MSGSTIDDPLSETYNKLGCLISLLEKDSDDYDMIVKYLERTYEPVKVGDMEYGISIENIFSMETSACPPYEDIVKLPNKVLLWCGSQSSNLLRHLHKGFLPAICSLPVPGYMESSMRRREQ, from the exons ATGAGTGGCTCTACCATTGATGATCCCTTGTCAGAGACCTACAACAAATTAGGTTGCTTAATCTCTCTGTTGGAAAAGGATTCCGATGATTATGATATGATTGTCAAGTATCTAGAGAGAACTTATGAACCAGTCAAAGTTGGTGACATG GAATATGGGATTTCTATTGAGAACATATTTTCTATGGAAACGAGTGCATGCCCACCCTATGAAGACATAGTGAAGCTCCCAAACAAGGTTCTTTTATGGTGTG GATCACAAAGCTCAAATCTTTTGAGGCACTTGCACAAGGGGTTTTTACCAGCTATATGTTCACTACCAGTGCCAGGATACATG GAGTCAAGTATGAGAAGAAGGGAGCAGTGA
- the LOC112743601 gene encoding uncharacterized protein isoform X2 yields MNTYLHGNERMIALKAIHPSLSPTNSKNDIHCTGILQNKRSSILGRCKSNESDFQPGDTRQQELLAQIAMLEAQKIRLMDYVDERSAYLTQFSKEAIVEFEKIGEEALKGLDEADARITAKIERQMLEFEESTELTRQEISNRENELEEFEVQMEDNRNEGLFFKNLRKKAPVDIAQAKVEAQKIKDLTREKAGGKARRRREEKRGREGIMAEWDGGGLWHGASG; encoded by the exons ATGAATACATACCTTCACGGTAACGAAAGGATGATTGCACTCAAAGCCATTCATCCTTCTTTGAGTCCTACCAATAGCAAGAATGATATCCACTGCACAGGGATCCTCCAAAACAAAAGAAGCTCCATCTTGGGCCGCTGCAAGTCTAACGAGTCTGATTTCCAACCCGGTGATACTCGCCAACAAGAGTTGCTAGCACAAATTGCCATGCTTGAAGCTCAAAAGATCCGCCTAATGGATTATGTAGACGAGCGGTCCGCATATTTGACCCAATTTAGCAAAGAAGCCATAGTTGAGTTTGAGAAAATTGGAGAAGAGGCCCTCAAAGGATTAGATGAAGCTGATGCCAGA ATAACAGCAAAGATAGAGCGCCAAATGCTGGAATTCGAAGAATCTACAGAACTTACCAGACAAGAGATTTCAAACCGTGAAAACGAGCTCGAGGAGTTTGAAGTTCAAATGGAGGACAACAGAAACGAAGGCTTGTTCTTCAAGAACCTCAGAAAGAAGGCCCCTGTTGATATTGCACAAGCCAAGGTGGAAGCACAAAAGATCAAAGATTTAACCAGAGAAAAAGCTGGTGGCAAAGCCAGGCG aagaagggaggagaagaggGGAAGAGAAGGGATAATGGCAGAATGGGACGGGGGCGGGCTTTGGCATGGTGCCTCAGGGTga
- the LOC112743601 gene encoding uncharacterized protein isoform X1, with protein MNTYLHGNERMIALKAIHPSLSPTNSKNDIHCTGILQNKRSSILGRCKSNESDFQPGDTRQQELLAQIAMLEAQKIRLMDYVDERSAYLTQFSKEAIVEFEKIGEEALKGLDEADARITAKIERQMLEFEESTELTRQEISNRENELEEFEVQMEDNRNEGLFFKNLRKKAPVDIAQAKVEAQKIKDLTREKAGGKARRYVYLFFIALLSIGIVKAIAALSSTDWRKVAVLFSILVALTSQFIYEQNMSLETGRTRKTNNEENN; from the exons ATGAATACATACCTTCACGGTAACGAAAGGATGATTGCACTCAAAGCCATTCATCCTTCTTTGAGTCCTACCAATAGCAAGAATGATATCCACTGCACAGGGATCCTCCAAAACAAAAGAAGCTCCATCTTGGGCCGCTGCAAGTCTAACGAGTCTGATTTCCAACCCGGTGATACTCGCCAACAAGAGTTGCTAGCACAAATTGCCATGCTTGAAGCTCAAAAGATCCGCCTAATGGATTATGTAGACGAGCGGTCCGCATATTTGACCCAATTTAGCAAAGAAGCCATAGTTGAGTTTGAGAAAATTGGAGAAGAGGCCCTCAAAGGATTAGATGAAGCTGATGCCAGA ATAACAGCAAAGATAGAGCGCCAAATGCTGGAATTCGAAGAATCTACAGAACTTACCAGACAAGAGATTTCAAACCGTGAAAACGAGCTCGAGGAGTTTGAAGTTCAAATGGAGGACAACAGAAACGAAGGCTTGTTCTTCAAGAACCTCAGAAAGAAGGCCCCTGTTGATATTGCACAAGCCAAGGTGGAAGCACAAAAGATCAAAGATTTAACCAGAGAAAAAGCTGGTGGCAAAGCCAGGCGGTATGTTTACCTTTTCTTCATTGCCTTGTTGAGCATCGGAATAGTCAAGGCTATTGCTGCTTTATCCTCCACTGATTGGAGAAAGGTTGCAGTTCTTTTTTctattcttgtggctttaacttcTCAGTTCATCTACGAACAAAACATGTCATTGGAAACTGGGAGAACGAGAAAGACTAACAATGAGGAAAATAACTGA